From Nematostella vectensis chromosome 14, jaNemVect1.1, whole genome shotgun sequence, a single genomic window includes:
- the LOC5507841 gene encoding cytoplasmic tRNA 2-thiolation protein 1 isoform X1, with protein MPVFCGNCGGKAVLKRPKTGATLCKDCFYTLFETEVHETIIANNLFTEGEVVAIGASGGKDSTVLAYVLKTLNERYNYGLKLLLLSVDEGITGYRDDSLETVKRNEIQYDMPLQIVSYEELYGWSMDAIVKQIGLKNNCTFCGVFRRQALDRGAMLLKVNKIVTGHNADDIAETVIMNVLRGDIARLRRCTAITTGTEGAIPRCKPFKYTYEKEIVMYAYFKKLDYFSTECIYSPNAYRGHARTYLKDLEKIRPSSIIDIIYSGERLSVKKDVKMPVQGKCTRCQYISSQPLCKACVLLEGLNKGMPRLGIGKTHKVQRDAALSSSQGESITAQKTTCACSRPKAGCGKSNDYPSPSNNTVGACAHSGAECNGNSARSDRPSRTGCACKHSVKESSMSTLDF; from the exons ATGCCAGTCTTCTGTGGCAACTGCGGCGGTAAGGCAGTTCTGAAAAGACCGAAAACG GGTGCAACGTTGTGCAAGGATTGCTTCTACACTCTGTTTGAGACCGAAGTACACGAGACCATTATTGCAAATAACTTATTTACTGAAGGAGAGGTTGTGGCGATAGGAGCGTCAGGAGGCAAAG ATTCAACAGTGCTTGCATATGTTCTCAAGACCCTGAATGAGCGCTATAACTATGGGCTCAAGCTCCTCCTCCTGTCTGTAGATGAGGGGATCACAGGGTATAGAGATGACTCATTAGAG ACTGTCAAAAGGAATGAGATCCAGTATGATATGCCTCTTCAGATAGTCTCATACGAG GAATTGTATGGATGGAGTATGGATGCAATAGTCAAACAAATTGGTCTGAAAAACAACT GTACTTTTTGTGGAGTCTTTCGCAGGCAAGCCCTCGATAGGGGTGCAATGCTGCTTAAAGTCAACAAGATCGTAACAG GGCATAATGCTGATGATATCGCGGAGACTGTTATTATGAATG TTTTGCGAGGAGACATTGCTAGGCTTCGACGTTGCACTGCAATCACCACA GGAACAGAAGGCGCTATTCCTCGATGCAAACCCTTCAAGTACACCTACGAAAAAGAGATAGTcat GTATGCATATTTTAAGAAATTGGACTACTTCTCAACGGAATGTATCTATTCTCCGAATGCTTACCG CGGCCATGCACGCACATATCTCAAGGACCTGGAGAAGATACGACCAAGCTCTATAATAG ATATCATTTACTCTGGAGAACGATTGTCTGTGAAGAAAGATGTGAAGATGCCTGTCCAGG GTAAATGCACCAGGTGCCAATACATCTCCAGTCAACCGCTATGCAAGGCGTGTGTTCTGCTAGAAGGACTAAACAAGGGGATGCCAAG ACTTGGGATTGGCAAGACCCATAAAGTACAG CGAGATGCCGCCCTCTCGTCAAGTCAAGGAGAGTCCATTACCGCACAGAAGACAACCTGCGCATGCTCACGTCCTAAAGCTGGCTGTGGGAAAAGCAATgactacccctccccttctaaCAATACAGTTGGCGCTTGTGCACACTCCGGGGCTGAATGTAATGGTAACAGTGCTCGCTCAGATCGCCCTTCAAGGACTGGCTGTGCTTGTAAACACTCGGTCAAGGAAAGCTCAATGTCAACATTAGACTTTTAA
- the LOC5507841 gene encoding cytoplasmic tRNA 2-thiolation protein 1 isoform X2, whose amino-acid sequence MPVFCGNCGGKAVLKRPKTGATLCKDCFYTLFETEVHETIIANNLFTEGEVVAIGASGGKDSTVLAYVLKTLNERYNYGLKLLLLSVDEGITGYRDDSLEELYGWSMDAIVKQIGLKNNCTFCGVFRRQALDRGAMLLKVNKIVTGHNADDIAETVIMNVLRGDIARLRRCTAITTGTEGAIPRCKPFKYTYEKEIVMYAYFKKLDYFSTECIYSPNAYRGHARTYLKDLEKIRPSSIIDIIYSGERLSVKKDVKMPVQGKCTRCQYISSQPLCKACVLLEGLNKGMPRLGIGKTHKVQRDAALSSSQGESITAQKTTCACSRPKAGCGKSNDYPSPSNNTVGACAHSGAECNGNSARSDRPSRTGCACKHSVKESSMSTLDF is encoded by the exons ATGCCAGTCTTCTGTGGCAACTGCGGCGGTAAGGCAGTTCTGAAAAGACCGAAAACG GGTGCAACGTTGTGCAAGGATTGCTTCTACACTCTGTTTGAGACCGAAGTACACGAGACCATTATTGCAAATAACTTATTTACTGAAGGAGAGGTTGTGGCGATAGGAGCGTCAGGAGGCAAAG ATTCAACAGTGCTTGCATATGTTCTCAAGACCCTGAATGAGCGCTATAACTATGGGCTCAAGCTCCTCCTCCTGTCTGTAGATGAGGGGATCACAGGGTATAGAGATGACTCATTAGAG GAATTGTATGGATGGAGTATGGATGCAATAGTCAAACAAATTGGTCTGAAAAACAACT GTACTTTTTGTGGAGTCTTTCGCAGGCAAGCCCTCGATAGGGGTGCAATGCTGCTTAAAGTCAACAAGATCGTAACAG GGCATAATGCTGATGATATCGCGGAGACTGTTATTATGAATG TTTTGCGAGGAGACATTGCTAGGCTTCGACGTTGCACTGCAATCACCACA GGAACAGAAGGCGCTATTCCTCGATGCAAACCCTTCAAGTACACCTACGAAAAAGAGATAGTcat GTATGCATATTTTAAGAAATTGGACTACTTCTCAACGGAATGTATCTATTCTCCGAATGCTTACCG CGGCCATGCACGCACATATCTCAAGGACCTGGAGAAGATACGACCAAGCTCTATAATAG ATATCATTTACTCTGGAGAACGATTGTCTGTGAAGAAAGATGTGAAGATGCCTGTCCAGG GTAAATGCACCAGGTGCCAATACATCTCCAGTCAACCGCTATGCAAGGCGTGTGTTCTGCTAGAAGGACTAAACAAGGGGATGCCAAG ACTTGGGATTGGCAAGACCCATAAAGTACAG CGAGATGCCGCCCTCTCGTCAAGTCAAGGAGAGTCCATTACCGCACAGAAGACAACCTGCGCATGCTCACGTCCTAAAGCTGGCTGTGGGAAAAGCAATgactacccctccccttctaaCAATACAGTTGGCGCTTGTGCACACTCCGGGGCTGAATGTAATGGTAACAGTGCTCGCTCAGATCGCCCTTCAAGGACTGGCTGTGCTTGTAAACACTCGGTCAAGGAAAGCTCAATGTCAACATTAGACTTTTAA
- the LOC5507825 gene encoding DNA excision repair protein ERCC-8 codes for MLQCLSNRELGIDPARYLPKIEKSRRIYALSLSQTGDIEQVHNGGINSIDIEDGEGRYLISCSTNSKIVIHDTEVGYYKSRFKCEAVAKVTKTHKGNHRSSIETVQWYPHDSGMFLTSSVDRTLKVWDTNALQVVETFNFEGIVYKHQAAKCAKRHSLVAAANEDSRVYLCDLRTGSASHILRGHATAVLSVSWSPLNQYLLATGGRDNKVLLWDVRKAVSCLTALDQHNGKEASGSCNTRTAHNGHINSICFTSDGLNILSYGTDNRLRLWDTFTGKNTLVNYGRLENPSNKAIQCATSEGNLSEVVFVPNLGSINIYDIHSGKRISSLVGHYNKVNCCSFQHDYQVLYSGSFDCHLLSWLPDMERLKEEPKEDKSFDEKIKQAAPVDPYQDTWSSDED; via the coding sequence ATGCTGCAATGTTTATCGAACAGAGAGTTGGGAATCGACCCTGCTCGGTATTTGcctaaaatagaaaaaagccGAAGAATTTACGCGCTAAGTTTGAGCCAAACAGGCGACATAGAACAAGTCCACAATGGTGGAATAAACTCAATCGACATTGAAGACGGTGAAGGTCGATATCTTATTTCTTGTAGTACAAACAGCAAAATCGTCATTCACGACACCGAAGTTGGCTACTACAAGAGCCGTTTCAAGTGTGAAGCCGTCGCCAAAGTCACCAAAACACACAAAGGAAATCATAGGAGCAGTATTGAGACCGTACAATGGTATCCGCACGATTCTGGCATGTTCCTTACGAGCTCTGTTGACAGAACACTTAAGGTGTGGGACACAAATGCCCTACAGGTTGTAGAGACATTTAATTTTGAAGGTATTGTCTATAAACACCAAGCCGCAAAGTGTGCCAAGCGTCATTCCCTTGTTGCCGCAGCCAATGAGGATTCAAGAGTGTATTTGTGTGATCTAAGGACTGGATCTGCAAGTCATATCTTAAGAGGGCATGCTACTGCAGTGCTGTCTGTTAGTTGGTCACCCCTTAACCAGTACTTGTTAGCAACTGGTGGTCGGGATAACAAGGTTTTGTTGTGGGACGTTCGCAAGGCTGTTTCTTGCCTTACGGCACTTGACCAACATAACGGCAAGGAAGCGTCTGGATCATGTAACACGAGAACAGCACACAATGGACACATCAACAGCATCTGCTTTACAAGTGATGGATTGAACATACTCTCGTATGGGACAGATAACAGGCTTCGGCTATGGGATACTTTTACTGGTAAAAATACCTTAGTTAACTATGGTCGCCTGGAAAATCCAAGTAATAAAGCTATTCAATGTGCTACTTCGGAGGGTAATTTGTCTGAAGTGGTATTTGTACCTAACCTAGGAAGCATTAATATTTACGACATACATTCTGGGAAGAGAATCTCTTCACTAGTGGGACATTACAACAAAGTCAACTGTTGTTCCTTCCAGCATGACTATCAGGTCTTGTATAGTGGCTCGTTTGACTGTCATTTGTTGTCATGGCTACCAGATATGGAGAGGTTAAAAGAGGAACCTAAAGAAGATAAGAGCTTTGATGAGAAGATCAAGCAAGCAGCACCAGTTGATCCTTATCAAGATACATGGAGTAGTGATGAGGACTGA